One Actinospica robiniae DSM 44927 genomic region harbors:
- a CDS encoding ATP-binding protein, whose amino-acid sequence MTDGVRATSGITDTRSTAPVRMVTLNMLADKDYLALARTCAMHVAAVLGFPLTRVTDLRLAVNEACLCFLEAGSPEPAGLGTWPLPETMEISYDLFPDELHVSVRAATPAGWPQVDETGWALLRALVGDVRVQAHEGLGVLTLVEPLPARPE is encoded by the coding sequence CGGCGTACGGGCGACCTCGGGAATCACCGACACGCGGAGCACGGCTCCGGTGCGGATGGTGACGCTGAACATGCTCGCGGACAAGGATTATCTGGCGCTGGCGCGTACCTGCGCGATGCACGTCGCCGCCGTGCTCGGCTTCCCGCTGACCCGGGTCACGGACCTGAGACTGGCCGTGAACGAGGCCTGCCTCTGCTTCCTGGAGGCCGGCTCGCCCGAGCCCGCCGGACTCGGTACCTGGCCGCTGCCGGAGACCATGGAGATCAGCTACGACCTGTTCCCCGACGAGTTGCACGTCAGCGTCCGCGCGGCCACCCCGGCGGGCTGGCCGCAGGTGGACGAGACGGGCTGGGCGCTGTTGCGCGCCCTCGTCGGCGACGTCCGCGTCCAGGCGCACGAAGGCCTCGGCGTGCTGACGCTGGTCGAGCCGCTGCCGGCCCGCCCCGAATGA